The Treponema sp. OMZ 790 genome includes the window ATCTTTGATATTCAAGATAGAGCCGACAGCAGACAGTTTTTTATTATAATTGAAAAACTTGATGCAAAAATTTTAACTTTAAGCGATTTACCTGATCCTGCGTCAACGGTTACCCTTTATGATCAGATCAAGGGAATGCTCTCTCAACAAATGGCTTTAAATGCTGTTGAAACGATTATTCAAAGTACATATACAAGTTTGAAAACTGATGCAAATTGTAAAATTTTAAAAACCAATGCAGAGCTTGATAAGCTTTTTGCATGGTAATTGCAGATTCTGATGAGTATAGGCAGACGAAGAGGACGGATTCTCGCTTTTCAAGCTCTTGCAGCTTGGGATATGGGAGGAGCCGTCCTCGATGATTTATTGACATTCTCGTGGCAAAAAGAACAATCCGAATCTGAAGAAAGTTCCGATAAATATATTTTTCCCAAAATGATGCTTTTAGGTACTATCGAAAATATTACCGAAATAGATAAAGCAATTCAGGAAAATCTAGACAACTGGGTTATTGAAAGACTTAACTCCGTTGATAAAGCTATATTGAGATTGAGTGTTTATTCTCTTTTATACCAAAAAGATACTCCTGCTCCCATTGTCATAGATGAAGCCATAAATTTGGCAAAAGATTTCGGTACGGATGATTCTTATAAATTTGTGAATGCGGTACTTGACAGTATTAAAAATAAATCTTAAAATTTCAGAATGAAACGGCAAATAATTTTTGTAAACCTTGTCCTTTTATTGTTTTTGATTTTTTCCTGTTCGCAAAAAATGGATGAACAGGCTTTTTCGCAAGCCCTTTCAAAGATTGATACTCAAATCTCTGAGGGCCGTTTACCGAAGGCTTTAAAAGGATTAAAGCGCCTTTCAAAAAAAGCTTCAACTTCTACAAATTACGTTAGTATTGTAAAAAGACAGTTAAAACTAAATGCCGTTCCTGATGCCTTAATTTCGCTTCAGGCAGGTATAAAGAGTTTTCCCGAGTCGGTTGAACTTCCTGCTTTATTGACCTATGTACTTACCGATACAGGGAAGGCGGCTGAAGCTTTACCGTATTGTGACAGGTTGAAAAATTCTTCTTATGCATCTTTAGGTGCTGAAGCTTCGATTTTGGCTGATGTTTATTTTAACTCGTTTAACTCCGATTCCGGTCTTTTAAAAGCCGCTTATGATAAAACAAAAAATCAAGTTTTTTTAAAAAATGCGGCTGTTTCTTTGGCATCCAAGGGGCGGTTAAGAGAGGCTTCAAATTTGCGTTATGCAATTCCTCAGGATACGGCTCCTGAGCATCCTTTTTTTTGGAGCTGTATTGTTTATGACTTGGGTGTCTTTGATCCTATTTTTGGGGATTTATATTTTTCTCTTGTATATGCGGATAAAGAGGGCGGTTCAGGAAAATTGGCGGAAAAAGCCCGTCTTCATTTGATGCTGGCTGCAGATGCCGCCTTTGGGCAGGGTGATACTGAAAGAGCCAGAGCTTTTTGGCAGGCTGCCGTGGACAGGAGTCCCGAGATGTCTCCGATAACGTTTTATGATTTGGCTTTGACTGCTCCCGATGAAAAAGAAAGGGTAGATCTTTTAATCGAGTGTATCGATTTGTATCCCGATTTTTATCCTGTCATAGCCCGCTATATTCGTGAAGCTCTTGCTTTAAGGGAATTAAATGATCCGGATAGTCTTACTTCCTATCTTGAGTCTAAAGGTTTTTATTCTCTTAAAATGGAAGAGACATATTTTACCTCGCCCAAAATGACCTATTTACCGGAAGAACTTTTAACTAGGGCTATGAATCGCCCCGAATTTGATCCCAGATTTATTTTGGAAGAATTTAGATATAAACAGATAAAAGATAAGACCTATGCTTCTAAAGCAAGGGGTAAGGCCGATATGTGGAAGATTCTTGAAAAATACGGAAAAGAATCGACTATTCGTGAATATGCAAAATGGTATTTTGCCAAATCAGGTGATTTTAATGCTTGTTTTAGTGTAGGTGACATAGGCAAGCGGTATGAAGATTCTTTTTATTTGGGAATAGCTTCGGCAGCAGGAGGCGATTTTGAAAGTGCAATTTCAGAGTTTGCCACCTCGGCTCAAATTCCGGCCTATGCTTATGCCTCAACCGTAAATTCGGCCTATATGTACTATATGCTGGGGAAAACTGAAGAAGCCGTAAATGCTTACAGCCTCGCATCTTCTATGACCAAAGATAAAATGGAGCAGAGTTTGCTCCATTATGAGATAGCTTTAATTTTCTACGAAAAAAAAGCTTTTGATAGAGCTATAAGCGTTTTAGGTTATGCCTTGGAGTTGAACCCAAAAAATTATCAAGCCGCGTCTCTTATAAAAAGGCTAAAGGCTCTTAACTAATCGTTTTCAAGTTTAAATATTACTATGCCCGATGTTTCGGTTTTTTTGGGAATAAAATTTGCTGCAGAAACAAAGTCTATGAATTTTTTTATGGAACTTGTTGAATCCTTATCATTTCTTTCAAGATATTTATTTTCAGCATATTCTTTTACTATTTTTAAGGCATTCTCATAGTCTTCTCTTAAAATATAAAAGGCTGTATAGTTTGTTCCTGCTACTCCTGAACCTACCAGTATCGAAGAAAGGTGCTCATTTTCTGTACGGAATGGAATGCCTTCGTTTTGAAAAAGAGATTTTATTATCATTATATCTTCCTGATAAAAAAGATACATGAATTTGATTGACTTTTTTCCTCCACGCACAGCCTCAAAAAAAGCATCTTCCATTTCGACTATATTCTCTAAGGCTTCACTTTCTTCAGTCGATCCGTCATTTAATTTGACTCCTTGCGAATTTTCTTCCCAAGATTTCTTTAAAAATAAAAACAAAAAAATACCGGTTAAAACGGCAACTAACCACCACATAAGTACTCCCATAAAAACTTTTTGCAAGGATTATTAAATCCTGAAAAAAGTTTTTTCAAGTAGTTTTGCATTTTGCAAAACTACATATAATAAAACGATGTTTTGTGCAAAGCACAAAACTCGAAGATAAACAGTGAGGCAGAATTCCTGCCGAGCTGTTTATCGTATCTCCCAATTTAGATCATCTTATTCATTTTTCCGTAGATATTGCGGACAATTGTTTTTTGATCTTCATTAAAATTTTCTCCTGCAAGGTCAATCAGACTTTGAAGGGAAACAAGGCATTCGTGCAAGGCTGTGTGAAAACCTCTTGAGGTTTTAAACCAAAAATGCCCCGTGCCGTCGCAAAAGAGGGTTATAAAGCCAAGCTGCTTTGTAGTTTTCTTTGCGATTGTAGTTCTAAATAAGAGGTTTAAAGAATTTATAAGCTCTTCTAAGTCCTCTTCGATAAAATAATTTTTGCGTTTTTCAAATCTTTTTTCGTCTGCGGTTTTTTCGATTGGCTCGATATTAAAATTATTTACTACATTTAAAATCAAATCCATTTTTTCTCCCGATAGAAGCTCGCTTTTGCCGATTTCTATTTTTCCTCTTAAGCCCTTTAACTGCTCCAAGGCTCCGTTTTGATTTTCCTCGGTATATTTTCGGCGAATAGCCTCGGCCGTGAGTTTAAATTCCTTCCAAGGCAGGATGAGATGTTTTTTGCCCTTTATCTTTTTTATAAGATAGCGGGTTCCTTCGATTAGAACGCTTTCTTCTTCGATCTTTTTCTTTTCTTCTTTTGTTTCGGCCCTCTGTTCGTCTTTTCCTGTTTTTGAGCTCTTATCTTTTTTTTCTAAAAGGGCAGGGGCGACCTCTTCGATTATCTTTTTTGAAAGAGGGGATACCGACATGGCATACATGCGCGAGGTTCTAACTATTTCGCCTGCAACTATAAACTGCTCCTTTTCCTTGTACATGCAGGAGCCGGGATGAATAAAAATCTTTTCGGTAGTAAGGGAGCGGTAAGAATCCCTTCCTTGTGCCGAGCATACAAACTGAATCATTCCCTTGGCTATGGCCGTAAGATAGTGCTCCATTTTTCCGCCCGAAAGAATCGGCACTCCCATATCTGAAACGATGAGCTCAAGCTGTTCTTTTATGTTGGCTATTTCGGCCATTACCCTGTCATCAAGATAGTGAATCTTGCAAAACCTCTCCTTATCAAGGGCTTGAGAGTACATCCTAAAAACCTTTAAGAATGAAGCAAAGTCTCCCAAGGGCTCATCGAAGAGGGCATGAGCCTTGCGGGCTTCAATTTCTTCACCCTCGGGGAAGATGACCGGGCTTCTTGCCGATAAAAAGGCCGCGGCGATTAAAACCTCTTCTACAAGGTCGGGGTATTTTGTGATAGCTTCGACTATAATTCTTGACTGCCTCGGAGCCAAGGGGAAAAGACACATCATCTTTCCTATGCTGCTTAAAGAGCGGTCGCTTTCGAGGGCATCAAGCATGTTAAGGGTGTCTATGGCCCCTATGATGCCTTTTTTACCCGGAGGCGAAATAAAGTCGAAATTTTCAAAGTCGAGGATGCCGAGTTCAGCCATGCGCATAACAACCTCGGATAGGTCTGTACGGTAGATTTCTTCGAGGGTATAAAGCTGCCTCGTTTCAAAGTCCTTGCGGGTATAAAGTCGGTAGCATACGCCTTCCTGAGTTCTTCCGGCTCGTCCTCGTCTTTGGTTACAAGAGGCCTTCGATATGAGGGTCTCATCCAAGCTTGAAGTAAAGGTAAAAGGATTATAAAAGTTAAGCTTTGCAAGCCCTGAATCTATGACGACCGCAATGTCATTTATGGTAATTGAGGTTTCTGCTATGTTTGTCGAGATAACAATCTTTTTTTTGCCGAAGGGCGGAGACTTAAAAACCCTCTCTTGTTCTTCCTTGCTTAAGCGGCCGTAAAGGGGAAGGATAAAAAGTTTTCTGTACCACGGTTCTTTTGAAAGCCTTTCGATGCAGTCCTTGATAGCCCTTTCTCCGGGAAGAAAAACAAGGATGGCTCCGCTCCGTCCCTCGCTTAAGATGCGTCCTACAATCGAGGCTATCTTGTCCATCAGGGCCGTTTCCGCTTCCTGCGTTTCTGTCGAGGCCTTGATTACGGGAGGGTCAAAGATAAGGGTAACGGGGTAGGTGATAGCATCTATTTTGATTACCGGGCATCCGTCAAAATACATCGAAAATAGATCGGTGTTTATGGTAGCCGACGAAATAATTACCTTAAAGTCCTTGCGTTCGGCTATTATCCGCTTTAAAAGCCCCAAGATAAAGTCTATGTTTAAACTGCGTTCATGGGCCTCATCGATCAAGATTACGGAATACTTACTGAGCCAAGGATCGAGCTTCAGTTCCTGTAAAAGAATGCCGTCGGTCATTATTTTTATCTTTGTATCGCTTGAGGTCTTGTCCTCAAATCTCATCTTATATCCGACAAGGCCGGGCATGGGTTCTTTAAGCTGTTTTGAAATAAATTCGCTTACCGAAAGGGCCGCAATACGGCGCGGCTGAGTAACACCTATCATACCTGAACGGCTGTAACCTGCTTCATGTAAAATAACCGGCAGCTGGGTAGTCTTGCCTGAGCCTGTGGGGCTTTCTACAACTATTACCTGATTGTGCTCAAGCATTTCCAATATTCTGTCTTTTTGTTCGTATACCGGTAGATTTTTATATTTCATATAGTGAGCATTATAGCCTATTTTTGAAGAGGCTTCAAGTATGGGCCTTGACATAAGCTCCTTAAATTGTTACCCTATGGCAGTTTTATGGTTATCAATTTATTTTGGAGAAAATATGAGCACAAATTTTAAACCTTCGATTGTTACAGTTTTTGTTCCGCTTTTTGCGGCCCTTATTGCCGTAAGCGGTTTTATCGCCTTTCCTCTTCCCGGAACTCCCGTTCCCATAGTGCTTCAAAATATGATGCCTATTTTGGCATCGGGGCTTTTGGGGGGGCTTTACGGGACGGCTTCAACTGCAATTTTTTTGGCGGCCGGCTTATTAGGGCTTCCCGTCTTTTCGGGGGGAAGGGGCGGTTTAGCTCATCTTTTGGGTCCTACGGGCGGTTTTTTAATCGGCTACCTTGCAGTTGCCGCTTTTTTAATTCTTTTTTTTAGAAAGCCGGGTGTCAAGGACTTGGCCGGTTTTAAGTTTATAGGCTATTTAAAAATACTTGCAGCTTCTTTTTCCGGCTTTGCCCTTATCTATGTGTTTGGGATAGCAAGATTTATGCAGCTTACGCAGAGGGGGCTTTTTGAGGCCTTGAGCCTTACCTGCCTTCCTTATTTGCCGGGGGATTTTATCAAGATGATCTTGGTTTCCTTTTTGATTTACAAGCTGCGTCCTGTTACGGCAAAATACTTTTTGAGGGAATCCTAAAGTATGAGCGAAGAAATTATAAGCTTAAAGAATATAACAAAGACCTTTGTTCAAAGTTCATTTGACGGAGTGTTTAATTTTAAGGCTTTGGATGAGGTTTCTTTAAGCGTTTTTAAGGGGGAACTCCTTCTTATTTCGGGAGCAAACGGTTCGGGAAAGACCCTCCTTATGTCGATTATTGCAGGGCTTATAAGGCCCTCATCGGGGTTTGTTGAGGTAAAAGAAAGATGCGGAATAGTTTTTCAAGATTCCGATTTACAGATTCTGGGCGAAACCCCTGAAGAGGATATTCTCTTCGGATTAAAAAATATAAAACTTCCGAGAGAGGAAAGAAACAAAAGGCTGGAGGAGGCTTTAAAAAAAACAGGCCTAATGGATAAGAGGTATTATTCTTCCCGCTCCTTGTCGGGAGGAGAAAAAAGGCGGCTTTGCGTTGCAGGAATTTTGGCGATGAAGTTTCCCGTCATCATCTTTGATGAGCCCTATGCGAATTTGGATTATGAGGGGGTAGTGCAGGTTAATGCTCTTATTAAAGAATTAAGGGCTGAAAATTATACGATTCTTCTTTTAAGTCATGAGCTTGAAAAATGCTATGCCCTTGCAGACAGGTTTTTGGTTCTTCATCGGGGGAGAAAAGTTTTTGACGGAACACCTGATGAGGGCTTAAATCAAAACTTAAAAGAGTGGAGCATAAGACCTCCTCTTTTTTCATACACAAAGAGGGAGGATTTGGTTTGGATATAAGACCCTTATTTTCTTATAGGAGGGGAACAAGTTTTTTACATAGGATGTCCCCCCTTTTAAAATTGCTTTTTCTTTTCGGGTTTACAGCCGTCATTTTTTTCTCCCCTAATTATGTGCCTTTTTATTCGGTCTTTTTTATTTTACTTGCCCGTTTTATAGATTTTTCGTTTTTGGATCAATTAAGGGATTTAAAACCCATCTTTCCTTATTGTCTGCTTCTTTTAAGCCTTCATATTTTTTCTTTTTTTATAAAAACGGAAAGCAACATAAAGGACTTGAGTTTTCTTATTTTAAAACTCGTCGGCCTTATGCAGATAAGCTCTCTTTTTTTTAATACCACAAGCTCCCTCCAATTAAAAGAAACACTGGAAAAAATTCTACCCTTTAAGGCAGCTGCTTTGTTTTCTCTTTTTTTGTTTTTTATTCCTCTTTTGTTTTCTGTTTGGACAAAACTGGATTATTCATGGAAGGCTAGGGGCGGAAAAAAAGGCTTTTTTAAATTTTTTAAACTCCTCCCTATTTTTATCTCCGAAGCCATGTACAAAGGAGAAAAACTGATGTATGGATTGAAAAACCGATCATAATCTAATAAAAATGATTG containing:
- a CDS encoding helicase-related protein, translated to MKYKNLPVYEQKDRILEMLEHNQVIVVESPTGSGKTTQLPVILHEAGYSRSGMIGVTQPRRIAALSVSEFISKQLKEPMPGLVGYKMRFEDKTSSDTKIKIMTDGILLQELKLDPWLSKYSVILIDEAHERSLNIDFILGLLKRIIAERKDFKVIISSATINTDLFSMYFDGCPVIKIDAITYPVTLIFDPPVIKASTETQEAETALMDKIASIVGRILSEGRSGAILVFLPGERAIKDCIERLSKEPWYRKLFILPLYGRLSKEEQERVFKSPPFGKKKIVISTNIAETSITINDIAVVIDSGLAKLNFYNPFTFTSSLDETLISKASCNQRRGRAGRTQEGVCYRLYTRKDFETRQLYTLEEIYRTDLSEVVMRMAELGILDFENFDFISPPGKKGIIGAIDTLNMLDALESDRSLSSIGKMMCLFPLAPRQSRIIVEAITKYPDLVEEVLIAAAFLSARSPVIFPEGEEIEARKAHALFDEPLGDFASFLKVFRMYSQALDKERFCKIHYLDDRVMAEIANIKEQLELIVSDMGVPILSGGKMEHYLTAIAKGMIQFVCSAQGRDSYRSLTTEKIFIHPGSCMYKEKEQFIVAGEIVRTSRMYAMSVSPLSKKIIEEVAPALLEKKDKSSKTGKDEQRAETKEEKKKIEEESVLIEGTRYLIKKIKGKKHLILPWKEFKLTAEAIRRKYTEENQNGALEQLKGLRGKIEIGKSELLSGEKMDLILNVVNNFNIEPIEKTADEKRFEKRKNYFIEEDLEELINSLNLLFRTTIAKKTTKQLGFITLFCDGTGHFWFKTSRGFHTALHECLVSLQSLIDLAGENFNEDQKTIVRNIYGKMNKMI
- a CDS encoding lipopolysaccharide assembly protein LapB — translated: MKRQIIFVNLVLLLFLIFSCSQKMDEQAFSQALSKIDTQISEGRLPKALKGLKRLSKKASTSTNYVSIVKRQLKLNAVPDALISLQAGIKSFPESVELPALLTYVLTDTGKAAEALPYCDRLKNSSYASLGAEASILADVYFNSFNSDSGLLKAAYDKTKNQVFLKNAAVSLASKGRLREASNLRYAIPQDTAPEHPFFWSCIVYDLGVFDPIFGDLYFSLVYADKEGGSGKLAEKARLHLMLAADAAFGQGDTERARAFWQAAVDRSPEMSPITFYDLALTAPDEKERVDLLIECIDLYPDFYPVIARYIREALALRELNDPDSLTSYLESKGFYSLKMEETYFTSPKMTYLPEELLTRAMNRPEFDPRFILEEFRYKQIKDKTYASKARGKADMWKILEKYGKESTIREYAKWYFAKSGDFNACFSVGDIGKRYEDSFYLGIASAAGGDFESAISEFATSAQIPAYAYASTVNSAYMYYMLGKTEEAVNAYSLASSMTKDKMEQSLLHYEIALIFYEKKAFDRAISVLGYALELNPKNYQAASLIKRLKALN
- a CDS encoding putative signal transducing protein; translation: MWWLVAVLTGIFLFLFLKKSWEENSQGVKLNDGSTEESEALENIVEMEDAFFEAVRGGKKSIKFMYLFYQEDIMIIKSLFQNEGIPFRTENEHLSSILVGSGVAGTNYTAFYILREDYENALKIVKEYAENKYLERNDKDSTSSIKKFIDFVSAANFIPKKTETSGIVIFKLEND
- a CDS encoding energy-coupling factor ABC transporter ATP-binding protein; amino-acid sequence: MSEEIISLKNITKTFVQSSFDGVFNFKALDEVSLSVFKGELLLISGANGSGKTLLMSIIAGLIRPSSGFVEVKERCGIVFQDSDLQILGETPEEDILFGLKNIKLPREERNKRLEEALKKTGLMDKRYYSSRSLSGGEKRRLCVAGILAMKFPVIIFDEPYANLDYEGVVQVNALIKELRAENYTILLLSHELEKCYALADRFLVLHRGRKVFDGTPDEGLNQNLKEWSIRPPLFSYTKREDLVWI
- a CDS encoding CbiQ family ECF transporter T component encodes the protein MDIRPLFSYRRGTSFLHRMSPLLKLLFLFGFTAVIFFSPNYVPFYSVFFILLARFIDFSFLDQLRDLKPIFPYCLLLLSLHIFSFFIKTESNIKDLSFLILKLVGLMQISSLFFNTTSSLQLKETLEKILPFKAAALFSLFLFFIPLLFSVWTKLDYSWKARGGKKGFFKFFKLLPIFISEAMYKGEKLMYGLKNRS
- a CDS encoding biotin transporter BioY; protein product: MSTNFKPSIVTVFVPLFAALIAVSGFIAFPLPGTPVPIVLQNMMPILASGLLGGLYGTASTAIFLAAGLLGLPVFSGGRGGLAHLLGPTGGFLIGYLAVAAFLILFFRKPGVKDLAGFKFIGYLKILAASFSGFALIYVFGIARFMQLTQRGLFEALSLTCLPYLPGDFIKMILVSFLIYKLRPVTAKYFLRES
- the nusB gene encoding transcription antitermination factor NusB is translated as MSIGRRRGRILAFQALAAWDMGGAVLDDLLTFSWQKEQSESEESSDKYIFPKMMLLGTIENITEIDKAIQENLDNWVIERLNSVDKAILRLSVYSLLYQKDTPAPIVIDEAINLAKDFGTDDSYKFVNAVLDSIKNKS